Genomic window (Chryseobacterium bernardetii):
TTCAGAATATTGACTGGAGATAAGCCATCCAAAACCTGTATTGACAACAAATATTCCTATCATAAATGAAGCTTCTACGCTGTTCATTGTCTTTGCCAAAGATTTTTCATCTGAAATATTATTCCTGATGATTCCAAACACACATATTTTTCCAATGGCAAAACAAGCTCCGATAATGGCAAACCATACTTTATAAAACCAGAATTCTTCTATAAAGGGAAGCAGACAGGAGCAAAATCCTACAATAGCTAAAGCTGCAATTAATGCTTTTTTTGTTCCTGTTTTATTGATGAAACTCACTGCAAAAAGAGAGATGAAAGCAATAGGCAGGTCTTTAAAAGATTCCAGAAATCCCAGTTCTCCGTAAGTAATATTGGTATCTGCAAGCTGAAGGATGATAAGCCCCATACAGTTCAGTACCATTGAGAAAATAAGGAAGGTCAGTTTTAATGGAAGAGAAATTTTGGAATGCTTAGTGGTCATTTCGGGAGTTAAATTTATTGAATTTTTATAGCTTTTTATGAATAATTGATGCGAAGATATAGCTTTTAACCCTCAATAATAAACGAAATTTTAAAATATTTATTAATAAAATGTTAATTAATTGAAAAAAAATATATTTTTATTGTCTCAATTTGAGAATTAAAACAAATAGCTGTATATGAATGTAAGAATATCGAGAAATTTGGGAGTGATTGCCGTCCTCTATTTTACGGCTAACTTCAGTGGCCAGACGAAAAAGGACACGCTTTCTAAAGAAAACAAAATAGATGAGATTGTAGTGATTGGTTACGGGACTCAGAAGAAGAGTAATGTAACGGGAGCTATAGCAAGTGTAAGAGCAAAGGATATTGAGGATATTCCCTCAGGTAAGCCGGAGCAAGTGTTACAAGGTAGGGCAGCCGGTGTTTCTGTAGTTACTAATTCCGGACAGCCGGGATCTGCAGCAACAGTAAGGGTGCGTGGGGTAACTAGTTTCGGTGCCGGAAGTAATGATCCTTTGTGGGTTGTAGATGGAATTGTGGTGGATAATATTGCATGGCTTAACCAGTCTGATATAGAAAATATTGAAATTCTGAAAGATGGTGCATCAGCAGCAATTTACGGTGTTTCTGCTGCTAAAGGGGTTATTCTTGTAACGACCAAGAAAGGGAAGAAGGGAAAAATGAATTTAACCTATAACGGTTTTTACGGGGTGGGATCAGCTTCAAAAAAATTGGATCTTTTGAATGCCAGCCAGTATGGAACTATTATTAATGAAGCTCTAACCAATGCAGGAAAGGCCCCGCGTTTTACTAATCCTCAATCTTTTGGAGCTGGTACAGACTGGCAGGACATAGTTTTCAACACTGCTGAAAGAAAATCTCATGAATTCAGTATAAGTGGAGGTAATGACAGATCTACTTTTTATTCTTCTTTCGGATATTATGAACAGGATGGAATTGTTCTGAAAGATATTTCAAATTATAAAAGGATGAATGTAAGGCTGAATTCTACCCATAAAGTTTTTGATTTTCTTACCATTGGACAAACATTCTCCTATACTCATCAAAAGACAAAAGGAGTTAATGCGAATGACGAATTCGGAGGACCTTTAAGTTCGGCTATAAATTTAGATCCTGTAACACCAGTAGTGGTTACAGACCCTGCCTTATTGAATACAAGCCCATATAATAATGCAGGCATTTCTCCTTATTTGATTAGAGATGCCTTTGGAAATCCTTATGGAGTATCAACTATTGTAGAGAATGAGATGACAAACCCGCTGGCATTCAGGCAAACACAGCGTGGAAGATATAACTGGTCTGATGATTTCGTGGCAAATATATTTGCAGAGTTAAAGTTTTTACAACATTTTACTTTCAAAACTACCCTTAACGGAAAGCTATCTTATTGGGGAAAAGAGCAGTTTACCCCTAAATTTTATCTTAATACCAATTCAAGAAATACAGTATTCAATAGCTTTTTAAGAGAGAGCAATAGGAAGCTTGAATGGAATACGGAAAATACATTGACTTATCAGAATAAGTGGGGAAATCATAATTTAAGTGTATTAATCGGACAGGGAGCTTACTTTTATAATATAGGTTCCGGAAACAACACCACTTATATCAATCTGCCTGTGAATACCTGGGAAGACGCTTCCTTTAATTTTGATGTTCCGCAGGAGAACCGTTCAACATCAGCTTATGACGGAGTTGAAACTCATAAGGCCTCTTATTTTGCCAGAGTTATTTACGATTATGAAGATAAATACCTGTTTACCGGTACAATACGTAGAGACGGTTCTTCTAAATTTGCAAAAAACAGACATTGGGGAAACTTTCCAGCCTTCTCTTTGGGATGGAATATCTCCAACGAAAACTTCTGGCCGGAGAATAAGGTCGTTAATACCTTGAAATTCAGGGGAGGATATGGTGTTTTAGGTAATGATGCTATTGAAAACTTCAGGTTTGCCAATTTCCTTAAATCAGGAAGCAATTATACTTATGGTGATAATAATATCATTATCGGATATGCTCCAACTACTCTTGAAAACCCGGATCTTCGCTGGGAAGAGACTTCTCAGTTGAATATTGCTGCCGATTTGAAATTCTTAAATGATTTTACTTTGACAGTGGATTGGTTTAAGAAGAAAACAACGGATATTCTTCGCCAGGTGGATATTCCGGGATATGTAGGTGCTCCGGACAGACCTTGGAGAAATGTGGGGGATATGAACAATACTGGAGTTGAAGTTAATCTGGGATATAAAAAGACCTGGTCTGATTTCGGAATTTCAGTAAATGGTAATTTCTCCTATTTAAAGAATGAAGTAACAAGACTTGAAGATGATAAAATCTACGAAAACTTTGCATCTTTCCAGTCTATGGGACCGGTAACAAGATTCCAGGTGGGTTCACCTTATGGAGCTTTTTATGGATATCAGAATCTGGGTATCTTCCAGACACAGTCAGAAATTGATGCCTATAGAAATGCTAGTGGTGGCTTGATACAGCCTAATGCCAAGCCTGGTGATTTTAAAAGATTGGATGCAAATGGTGATGGTAGAATCAATCAGGATGATTATGAATATTTAGGAAGTTCTGTGCCTAAGTTTACCTATGGTTTAACATTAAATCTTAATTATAAGAATGTTGATTTGATGGTGTTTTTACAAGGACAGGGGGGGAATAAGATTTTCCAGGGTCTCAGAAGACTTGATCTGTTCTACAGCAATTATCAAACTACAATTCTTGATCGATGGACAGGACCTGGTACTTCAAATACGGTGGCAAGATTGGATGCTGACGACAAAAATGAGAATTACACCAAAATGTCTGACTATTATCTTCAAAAAGGGGATTTTATGAGAATTAAATTGGTTCAGCTGGGATATACCTTGCCGGGAGATATTTCAAAACGCTTTGGTGCAAGTAAAGTGAGATTTTATGTGACAGGAGAAAACCTGTTTACGTTTACAAAATATACAGGATATGATCCTGAGATTGCTGTAAACGATTCCTATGGAATAGATAGAGCCTATTATCCACAGGCCAGAACATTCATATTTGGTGCTAATATTCAATTCTAAAAAACAACATGAAAAATAGATTCTATAAAGCAATAGTACTGATCGCTCTTACATCAGGTATTGGATTCAGTTCCGTATCTTGTGGTGATGAGTTCATTGAAGATGTACAGAATAAAGGAGCTTTTGACTCCAATAACTACTTCCAGAATGAAGAACAATCTTTTAGTGCACTGGTATCAGTGTATGACCTTCTAAGAAAATATTCCGGTGGGTTTGAAAATACAGTAACTTTCTTTAACGCAGCTTCTGATGATTTCTATTCTGGGGGTGGAAGTCCTACAGACGGTACCGGGATACAAAGTTTTTCTAATTATTCTATTGATCAGATTACTGTTCCTAAAACCTATTGGAATGATTTCTATCAGGGAATTGCTAGAGCAAATCTTCTTATTCAGAGAATTCCAGATGCTAAAATGAATGATCAAACACGCAAGAGATTTATTGCTGAAGCTAAAACTTTGAGGGCTCTTTACTATTTTGAATTGCTGAAAATGTTTGGGAATATTCCACTAATTTTAAAACCTATTACAGCTACCGATGATTATTATAATATTCCTCAGGCAGAACCTCAGAAAGTATACGAGCAAATTGAATCAGATATTTTAGAATCCATTAATGATCTTCCACTATCTATTGCTCCTACTAACAAGGCTGAAGTAGGACGAATAAGCCAGGGGACAGCCAGAGCTATCTTAGGAAAAATTTATCTGTATAACAATAAAAAAGATCTTGCTGCAGCTCAATTTGCTGAAGTAAACGGAACGCCGGGACAAGTCAGTCAGTATGGATATAAATTAATTGCCAATTATGATGACCTGTGGAGACCGGACAATAAGTTCACCACAGAATCTATTCTGGAAGTAATGCATACCAATAAAGGAAATTCGGATTGGGGCTTCTGGGGTCAAGGGAAAGATGAAGGAAATTCTATCTGTATAATGATAGGACCAAGAGGATACGATAGATTAAAAACTACGGCGCCTGATATTGTTTCAGGATGGGCGTTTAATACTGTAACAGAAGATCTTTATAATTTCTTGAAGAACGATCCGAGAGTCAATGCCACTATCCTGAACGCAAAACAACTGACTGCAAACGGAGAGATTAAATATTCTCCTGCTCATAATGATACCGGTTATTTTTTGAATAAATATCTTCCTAGAAGAGATGAAGTTTCTAATCTTCCCGGAGCTCCGGAGTTAAACTACAGTAGGAATTACATCGTAATTAGGTTGGCAGACACTTACTTAATGGAAGCGGAAGCATTAAACGGCTCAGGTGCGAGAGCTCAAGCTCTATTGGATGCAGTAAGAGCAAGAGTTGGACTTCCTTCAATACCGGTAACACTACAAGCTGTTAAAGATGAACGCAGACGTGAATTAGCCGGTGAAGGACACCGATGGTTTGATCTTGTAAGATGGGGAGAAGCACCTTCCAAATTAGCATCAAGAGGATTTAAGCCTAATAAGAATGAGCTTTTACCAATTCCTTATAATGAACTTCTTAATACGAAGATCAAGCAAAATCCCGGTTACTAAAATATGAAGTTTCACAACTTATATAGTTTCTTTAGAGGTGCCGCACTACTTAGTGGTGTGGCCCTTTTTTCTTTATCTTGTGTGTCTAATGTTTCCAGTAAAGGAAATGAAATACAGTACTGGCTTACAAAAGGAGATGAAAGTGCAAAATTACAGCAGCAGCCCCCAGTTAAATTTGTAAATAATACCAACAGCTTTCAGAATATTGAAATTGATGATACCCAAAAGTTTCAATATATTGATGGTTTCGGATATACGTTGACAGGAGGAAGTGGTGAGGTAATCAATCGTTTATCCTCATCAAAAAAGAAAGCATTATTGAATGAGCTTTTTGGGAATGATAAAAATTCTGTTTCTATCAGTTACCTGAGATTAAGCATTGGAGCTTCAGACCTTGATGGTGAAGTTTTTTCCTATGATGATCTTCCGGAAGGACAGACTGATGTTTCGCTTTCCAAATTCAGTTTAGCAAAAAATAAGGACCTTATTGTAATGCTGAAGGAAATTTTAGCCATCAATCCTAAGATAAAGATTATTGCAACACCGTGGTCTGCTCCCGTTTGGATGAAAGATAACGGAAAGTCGAAAGGGGGAAGTTTAAAACCTGAATTTTACGAGGCTTACGCCCGTTATTTTGTGAAATACATCCATGAAATGCGGAAGGAAGGGATCACTATTGACGCTGTTACCCCTCAAAATGAACCTTTACATCCGGGTAATAACCCAAGTATGTATATGCCGTCTGACAAACAGAGAGATTTTATTAAAGGCTATCTGGGACCTGTTTTTAGAAAGAACAATATCAAAACAAAGATTGTTGTATACGATCACAATTGCAACAAACCGGAATATGCCCTTGATATTCTGAAAGACCCGGATGCTAATCAGTATATTGACGGATCTGCTTTTCACTTGTATGAAGGTGATATATCAGCATTAAGTACAGTTCATGATGCTTTTCCCGATAAGAATTTATATTTCACCGAACAATGGACAGGTTCAAAAGGAACTTTCAGCGAAGACCTGAACTGGCATATGAAGAATGTGATCATCGGATCCATGAGGAACTGGAGTAAAACAGCTCTGGAATGGAATCTTGCCAATGATGCAGAATATGGTCCCCATACAGACGGCGGATGTACAGAATGTAAAGGAGCTATTACCGTTTCTGACAGTGAAAACTTTACCAGAAATGTAGGTTATTATATTGTGGCACATGCCTCTAAGTTTATACCGGCAGGTTCCCGGCGTATTGCTTCTACCCAGACCCGATATTTATCAACAGCAGCATTTAGAACTCCGGCAGGGAAAACAGTGCTGATTGTTCAGAATGATAATAAAGGCATTGAAAATTTTAATATTAAATTTGCCGGAAAGATCGCTACAGTGAACATTCCTGGGCAATCTGCCGCAACTTATATTTTTTAATTGAATAAGTATGAAGAGAGTTTATTTGTTACTGGCATTCTCAGCATTTGGAATGAGCGCCTACGCACAGAAAACAACAGATCAGAGAGTAGCGGAACTTTTATCTAAAATGACACTGGAAGAAAAAATAGGGCAGATGGTGCAGTACAGTGGATTTGAATATGCCACAGGACCCCAGCATTCCAATTCAGCGGCAGTGTTGGAAGAAATAAAAAAAGGAAAAGTTGGCTCTATGCTGAATGTTGCCGGAGCAGAAGAAACCAGAGCATTTCAGAAACTGGCCATGCAGTCCCGGTTGAAGATTCCTTTATTGTTCGGACAGGATGTTATCCATGGATACAGAACTACTTTTCCTGTTAACATTGGGCAGGCAGCAAGCTGGGATCTGGGAATGATAGAGAAATCAGAAAGAATTGCAGCTACAGAAGCGTCTGCTTATGGTATTCACTGGACTTTTGCCCCGATGGTAGATATTGCCAGAGACCCAAGGTGGGGAAGAGTGATGGAAGGTTCAGGAGAAGATACTTATCTGGGAACTCAGATCGGGTTGGCGAGAATTAAAGGATTTCAGGGAAAAGGATTAGGAAGCCTTGATGCCGTTATGGCCTGTGCAAAACATTTTGCAGCATATGG
Coding sequences:
- a CDS encoding glycoside hydrolase family 30 protein codes for the protein MKFHNLYSFFRGAALLSGVALFSLSCVSNVSSKGNEIQYWLTKGDESAKLQQQPPVKFVNNTNSFQNIEIDDTQKFQYIDGFGYTLTGGSGEVINRLSSSKKKALLNELFGNDKNSVSISYLRLSIGASDLDGEVFSYDDLPEGQTDVSLSKFSLAKNKDLIVMLKEILAINPKIKIIATPWSAPVWMKDNGKSKGGSLKPEFYEAYARYFVKYIHEMRKEGITIDAVTPQNEPLHPGNNPSMYMPSDKQRDFIKGYLGPVFRKNNIKTKIVVYDHNCNKPEYALDILKDPDANQYIDGSAFHLYEGDISALSTVHDAFPDKNLYFTEQWTGSKGTFSEDLNWHMKNVIIGSMRNWSKTALEWNLANDAEYGPHTDGGCTECKGAITVSDSENFTRNVGYYIVAHASKFIPAGSRRIASTQTRYLSTAAFRTPAGKTVLIVQNDNKGIENFNIKFAGKIATVNIPGQSAATYIF
- a CDS encoding RagB/SusD family nutrient uptake outer membrane protein — its product is MKNRFYKAIVLIALTSGIGFSSVSCGDEFIEDVQNKGAFDSNNYFQNEEQSFSALVSVYDLLRKYSGGFENTVTFFNAASDDFYSGGGSPTDGTGIQSFSNYSIDQITVPKTYWNDFYQGIARANLLIQRIPDAKMNDQTRKRFIAEAKTLRALYYFELLKMFGNIPLILKPITATDDYYNIPQAEPQKVYEQIESDILESINDLPLSIAPTNKAEVGRISQGTARAILGKIYLYNNKKDLAAAQFAEVNGTPGQVSQYGYKLIANYDDLWRPDNKFTTESILEVMHTNKGNSDWGFWGQGKDEGNSICIMIGPRGYDRLKTTAPDIVSGWAFNTVTEDLYNFLKNDPRVNATILNAKQLTANGEIKYSPAHNDTGYFLNKYLPRRDEVSNLPGAPELNYSRNYIVIRLADTYLMEAEALNGSGARAQALLDAVRARVGLPSIPVTLQAVKDERRRELAGEGHRWFDLVRWGEAPSKLASRGFKPNKNELLPIPYNELLNTKIKQNPGY
- a CDS encoding SusC/RagA family TonB-linked outer membrane protein: MNVRISRNLGVIAVLYFTANFSGQTKKDTLSKENKIDEIVVIGYGTQKKSNVTGAIASVRAKDIEDIPSGKPEQVLQGRAAGVSVVTNSGQPGSAATVRVRGVTSFGAGSNDPLWVVDGIVVDNIAWLNQSDIENIEILKDGASAAIYGVSAAKGVILVTTKKGKKGKMNLTYNGFYGVGSASKKLDLLNASQYGTIINEALTNAGKAPRFTNPQSFGAGTDWQDIVFNTAERKSHEFSISGGNDRSTFYSSFGYYEQDGIVLKDISNYKRMNVRLNSTHKVFDFLTIGQTFSYTHQKTKGVNANDEFGGPLSSAINLDPVTPVVVTDPALLNTSPYNNAGISPYLIRDAFGNPYGVSTIVENEMTNPLAFRQTQRGRYNWSDDFVANIFAELKFLQHFTFKTTLNGKLSYWGKEQFTPKFYLNTNSRNTVFNSFLRESNRKLEWNTENTLTYQNKWGNHNLSVLIGQGAYFYNIGSGNNTTYINLPVNTWEDASFNFDVPQENRSTSAYDGVETHKASYFARVIYDYEDKYLFTGTIRRDGSSKFAKNRHWGNFPAFSLGWNISNENFWPENKVVNTLKFRGGYGVLGNDAIENFRFANFLKSGSNYTYGDNNIIIGYAPTTLENPDLRWEETSQLNIAADLKFLNDFTLTVDWFKKKTTDILRQVDIPGYVGAPDRPWRNVGDMNNTGVEVNLGYKKTWSDFGISVNGNFSYLKNEVTRLEDDKIYENFASFQSMGPVTRFQVGSPYGAFYGYQNLGIFQTQSEIDAYRNASGGLIQPNAKPGDFKRLDANGDGRINQDDYEYLGSSVPKFTYGLTLNLNYKNVDLMVFLQGQGGNKIFQGLRRLDLFYSNYQTTILDRWTGPGTSNTVARLDADDKNENYTKMSDYYLQKGDFMRIKLVQLGYTLPGDISKRFGASKVRFYVTGENLFTFTKYTGYDPEIAVNDSYGIDRAYYPQARTFIFGANIQF